In Bacillus sp. Marseille-Q1617, a genomic segment contains:
- a CDS encoding phage holin family protein, producing MRWIVGILINAVIFVALAGFFDGFNVSGFGAAVIASFVLSILNVLIRPLLILLTLPVTILTLGLFLFVINAVTLLLTDGIMGDAFELSGFGMAFLASIILSLANLIIQKAVLEPKNEK from the coding sequence ATGAGATGGATAGTTGGTATATTGATCAACGCAGTAATTTTTGTGGCATTGGCAGGATTTTTTGACGGATTCAATGTATCAGGTTTCGGAGCGGCGGTCATCGCAAGTTTTGTCTTATCGATACTGAACGTTTTGATCCGCCCGCTCCTGATCCTTTTGACCCTGCCGGTAACCATTCTGACACTCGGATTGTTCCTGTTCGTCATCAATGCGGTCACCTTGCTGCTGACAGACGGGATCATGGGTGATGCCTTCGAATTATCAGGTTTCGGAATGGCCTTTCTGGCATCGATCATCCTGTCCCTTGCCAATCTGATCATTCAAAAAGCTGTGTTAGAACCTAAAAATGAGAAATGA
- a CDS encoding PspC domain-containing protein, whose product MRKQLVRSRSNRKFAGVLGGLSRFTGIDATILRVIFIILLIPTGFFPLVVVYGLLAFVLPNEEEAIK is encoded by the coding sequence ATGAGAAAACAATTAGTGCGCTCAAGGTCCAATCGTAAGTTCGCCGGTGTACTCGGCGGGTTATCCCGGTTTACAGGAATTGATGCGACCATTCTGCGAGTGATTTTCATTATTTTATTAATTCCCACGGGATTCTTTCCGCTGGTCGTCGTTTACGGCTTATTGGCCTTTGTGCTGCCGAATGAGGAGGAAGCCATCAAATAA